The following are encoded in a window of Lagenorhynchus albirostris chromosome 3, mLagAlb1.1, whole genome shotgun sequence genomic DNA:
- the LOC132518000 gene encoding LOW QUALITY PROTEIN: phosphorylase b kinase regulatory subunit beta-like (The sequence of the model RefSeq protein was modified relative to this genomic sequence to represent the inferred CDS: inserted 1 base in 1 codon; deleted 1 base in 1 codon; substituted 1 base at 1 genomic stop codon), translated as MRFSNQGPLENDLVVYVALIAESQRLQVFLNTYGIQTQTPQQVEPIQIWAQQELVKAYFHLGINEKSGLCGRPDRPIGCLGTSKIYRILGKTVVCYPIIFDLSDFYMSQDVLLLIDDIKNALQFIKQYWKMHGHPPFLVLIWEDNIRGSXFNPLLDMLAAFKKGVVGGVKVHVDRLQTLISGAVVEQLDFLRISDTEELPEFKSFEELEVPKHSKVKRQSSTSNAPEQEQQPDVTITEWKNKPTHEILQKPNDCSCLASQAILLGILLKREGPNFITKEGTVSDHIERVYGRAGRKKCWSVVCHTASLLSKLVDSLAPSITNVLVQGKQVTLGAFGHEEEAIXNPLSPRVIKNIIYHKCNTHDERESVIQQELVIHIGWIISNNPELSRGMLKIRTGWMIHAMGYELQIHGGNKPARDLYQMSPSEVKQLLLGILQPRRNGRCWLNRCQIDGSLNRTPPEFYDCVWQILEHTPNGIIAAGRHLPQQPTLSDMTMYEMNFSFLVEDMLGNIDQPKYRQIVVELLMVVSIVLERNPELEFQDKVDLDQPAKEAFHEFQKNESLLKELEKQDDMTSFYSTRPLGKRGTCSYLTRVVMNLLLEGEVKPSNDDPCLVS; from the exons ATGAGGTTTTCCAATCAGGGCCCACTGGAAAATGATTTGGTTGTTTATGTAGCGCTCATAGCAGAAAGCCAACGCCTTCAAGTTTTCCTCAACACATATGGTATTCAGACTCAAACTCCTCAACAGGTAGAACCCATTCAGATCTGGGCCCAGCAGGAGCTTGTGAAAGCTTATTTCCATCTGGGGATCAATGAAAAATCAGGACTCTGCGGAAGGCCAGATAGGCCCATTGGCTGCCTCGGTACATCAAAGATTTATCGCATTCTAGGAAAGACTGTGGTTTGTTACCCTATCATCTTTGACCTAAGTGATTTCTACATGTCTCAAGATGTTTTACTGCTGATAGATGACATAAAGAATGCACTACAGTTTATTAAGCAATACTGGAAAATGCATGGACATCCACCTTTCCTTGTTCTCATCTGGGAAGACAATATAAGAGGTAGCTGATTCAATCCCTTATTAGATATGCTGGCAGCTTTTAAGAAAGGAGTGGTTGGAGGAGTGAAAGTTCACGTTGATCGTCTACAGACACTAATATCTGGAGCTGTGGTAGAACAACTTGACTTCTTACGAATCAGTGACACAGAAGAGCTTCCAGAATTTAAGAGTTTTGAGGAACTAGAAGTTCCCAAACATTCAAAAGTCAAACGACAAAGCAGCACCTCCAATGCTCCTGAACAAGAGCAGCAGCCAGATGTCACCATtactgaatggaaaaacaaacccaCCCATGAAATTCTTCAAAAACCGAATGACTGTAGTTGTCTGGCTAGCCAAGCCATCCTGCTGGGTATACTGCTCAAAAGAGAAGGGCCCAACTTCATCACAAAGGAAGGTACCGTTTCTGATCACATTGAGAGAGTCTACGGAAGAGCTGGCAGAAAAAAATGTTGGTCGGTGGTGTGCCATACAGCAAGTCTTTTAAGTAAACTAGTGGACAGCCTGGCCCCATCCATTACTAATGTTTTAGTGCAGGGCAAACAGGTAACTCTGGGTGCCTTTGGACATGAAGAAGAGGCTA TCAATCCTTTGTCTCCAAGAGTGATTAAGAACATCATCTATCACAAGTGTAATACCCATGATGAGAGGGAGTCGGTCATTCAGCAAGAACTGGTCATTCACATTGGCTGGATCATCTCCAATAACCCGGAGTTATCCCGTGGCATGCTGAAAATACGAACTGGGTGGATGATCCATGCTATGGGGTATGAACTACAGATCCATGGCGGAAACAAGCCAGCCAGAGACTTATATCAGATGTCACCTAGTGAAGTGAAACAGCTTCTCCTGGGTATTCTGCAGCCTCGACGGAATGGAAGATGTTGGCTGAACAGGTGTCAGATCGATGGGTCTTTGAATAGAACTCCCCCTGAGTTCTATGACTGCGTGTGGCAGATCCTGGAGCACACACCCAATGGAATCATTGCAGCCGGAAGGCATTTGCCCCAGCAACCAACCCTGTCAGATATGACCATGTATGAGATgaatttctctttccttgttGAAGACATGTTGGGAAATATTGACCAGCCAAAATACAGACAGATAGTTGTGGAGTTACTAATGGTTGTATCCATTGTACTGGAAAGAAACCCTGAGCTAGAATTTCAAGACAAAGTAGATCTAGACCAACCGGCGAAAGAAGCATTTCATGAATTTCAAAAAAATGAGAGTCTACTAAAAGAA CTGGAAAAACAAGATGACATGACTTCCTTTTACAGTACTCGCCCCCTGGGAAAAAGAGGAACATGTAGCTATTTGACAAGGGTCGTGATGAATTTGCTGCTGGAAGGAGAAGTCAAGCCAAGCAATGATGACCCATGTCTGGTTAGCTAG